Genomic window (Candidatus Wallbacteria bacterium):
GATTTCTGGCGTCCTGTTCAAATTTTCTGATTTGAGTTGAAACAAAATCCGACATTTTCAGGTTTTTATCCAAAAGCAGAGGCATCAGGTCCAGGGCATAGGTTAAAGCAGTGTTTGTGTCAGTTTCATGGGACTGAAAATAGGTGGCATTGGAAAGGCGGCGGCCTTCAGTGGCCAGGTCATAGCGCTTGCCTCCGGCGATCTGGGAATCGAACACACCGAGCAGTGCGGCAGAGAGGTTCTGATGCCCGTCTACAGGCAGGACCACTTTGTCTTCGTCGCAGACCCAGTCCAGGTTTCGCCAGACTTCGCAGCCAAACACCTGGTCGGGCAGATAGCCGGGGGAGAGGCTGCGCAGAGCGGTGATTGCCTTGCTGAGCGTGGCCACATGGGTGTCGTGCTTGTCTGCCGGATTGTGAAGGTAAACTACTTTCGGCTTCGCCAGTTTGAGTATTTCCAGCAGGTCTTCCACAACCTGCCGGTTGTTGTTGTCCTTGACGGCAGAACTCGGGTGCAGCAACTGAATCAGAGCAGAATATTCGCCGATCTGGGCTGCCTTGCGCTGCTCCCTGAATCTGACTTTCTGCATCTCCTGATCGCT
Coding sequences:
- a CDS encoding PIG-L family deacetylase; amino-acid sequence: MKFHRPEADIFVPDGTDAEQALSRTTHLCICAHQDDMEIFAFHGILECFNRKDYWFTGVVLTDGAGSARSGEYGQYSDQEMQKVRFREQRKAAQIGEYSALIQLLHPSSAVKDNNNRQVVEDLLEILKLAKPKVVYLHNPADKHDTHVATLSKAITALRSLSPGYLPDQVFGCEVWRNLDWVCDEDKVVLPVDGHQNLSAALLGVFDSQIAGGKRYDLATEGRRLSNATYFQSHETDTNTALTYALDLMPLLLDKNLKMSDFVSTQIRKFEQDARNRADKFN